A genomic region of Miscanthus floridulus cultivar M001 chromosome 3, ASM1932011v1, whole genome shotgun sequence contains the following coding sequences:
- the LOC136544294 gene encoding uncharacterized protein yields MACQHLRSTSLPVRLHALVQEVEDELQRIRSGASASAPSLAGRLGDAYGRIEELVRLHGGRDALSSARWRSAVEAELDASVALLDLCQRARDAVASAKQHVRAARRAVRRGDAVLARAAVRGYVRCLAKAGKHEAGGRKLLSKRGAPANADGTPAAVKTLSEAVAVTVAVLQCVLSSLSMRVVDTRRKSRWCVVSKLLGSEWSLGLGVCKDLEGHEGAMSAQETLQELEDGIEAVESGLEHLFRHIVQARVGLLNVLTL; encoded by the coding sequence ATGGCGTGCCAGCATCTGCGATCGACCAGCCTGCCCGTGAGGCTGCACGCCCTGGTGCAAGAGGTCGAGGACGAGCTGCAGCGGATCCGGTCCGGCGCGTCGGCGTCGGCACCGTCGCTGGCGGGGAGGCTCGGCGACGCGTACGGCCGCATCGAGGAGCTCGTGCGGCTCCACGGGGGCCGCGACGCGCTGTCGAGCGCGCGCTGGAGGAGCGCCGTGGAGGCGGAGCTGGACGCGTCGGTGGCGCTGCTGGACCTGTGCCAGCGCGCCAGGGACGCCGTGGCGTCCGCGAAGCAGCACgtgcgcgcggcgcggcgcgcggtCCGGAGAGGCGACGCCGTGCTCGCCAGGGCGGCCGTGCGCGGGTACGTCCGGTGCCTGGCGAAGGCGGGGAAGCACGAAGCCGGCGGCAGGAAGCTCCTGAGCAAGCGTGGTGCGCCGGCGAACGCCGACGGGACGCCGGCGGCGGTGAAGACGCTGTCGGAGGCGGTGGCGGTCACCGTGGCGGTGCTGCAGTGCGTGCTGTCCTCGCTGTCCATGCGAGTTGTGGACACGAGGAGGAAGAGCAGGTGGTGCGTCGTGTCCAAACTGTTAGGTAGTGAGTGGTCACTTGGTCTTGGAGTATGTAAAGACTTGGAAGGCCATGAGGGGGCGATGAGCGCGCAAGAGACGCTGCAGGAACTAGAGGACGGCATCGAGGCCGTGGAGAGTGGGCTGGAGCATCTGTTCAGGCATATAGTTCAGGCCAGAGTTGGTCTGCTCAATGTGCTTACCTTGTAA